From the Tautonia marina genome, the window ACCCTGAATCACCTCGCACCAAACGCGACGATCGCTCACAAGTTCGGCACGGGATCCAACCGTTGCGGAGTTCCCCGAGGATCACTCGCCGGCAGAGGGAGCGGCGATCGGCAGGGCAGGGGAGGGTGTGGGATTGGCCTCCGGCTCCGGGGCGGTCGGCGATCGGGATGCCTGCTGCGGCAGGGCAACATCTCGCAGCCTTCGACGCGCCTGAGCCGTCATCAAGGCGGTCGGACCGAGCACGAATGCCATGCCGAGCAGGGTCATCGGGGTCAGCACGCGCCCCCAGACCCAGACATCAAAGCACATGGCGAAGGCGACCTGTGAGAGGCCGATCACCGCGACCCGAGTCGGAACCCCGAGCGCATAGGCTTTGGTCAGGCAAAACTGGCCAATCGTGCCCGAGACGGCCACCCCCAACAGGAGCAAGAGCGTGAGGGGATCGAGTCGCATCGTATGCAAGGCTCCGCTGGAGGATTGCACCAGCAACCAGCCCCCGGCGATCAGACTGGCGACCCCCGCGAAATGGGCAACGACCGCCCGCGTATCGACGTTACGAAGCCGGTGCAAACCCATCAGGGCCACCGCCGTCGTCAGCGAACTGGCAACCGCCACACCCACCGCCAGTGTGTCCCCTCCCAGGTGAGGGCGCTGAATGAACAACACACCGATCAGCCCACTGACCATCCCGCCCACTTCGATCATCGAGGGCACCCGGCGCAACCAGAGCGCCGAAAACACCACGATCCAGAGTGGATACATGCTCATGAGGGTAAGCGCGTCGGCGACCGGAAGAACCGACATCGCGTAAAAATTGCAGACCAGGCTCACACTCCCGGCAAGGCTGCGAATCCAGAGCGTCGGGGGCCGAAAGACCACCAGCCGAACGCCGGCCGAAACGGCCAGCATCCATGCCGAGCCGAGCATGAACAGCGCCCGGGTCAGGGCCACGATGAGCCAGTCGCATCGGGGACCCAACGCATGGGTCAACGCCCCCATGACCGCAAACGAGACCGCTCCGACAAGCATCCAGAGCGCAGACCGAAACGAATTGGCATCCATATAAGGTGTTGAGAAAAAGTTGAGGAAACAGAGGGAGGGAATCACGACGAGGCAAGCCGACTTCTGACAAGGAGGGATTCACGATCCATGCCCCAAACACCCCGATGCCACCTCCACCAGTGACATCAATGGGGTGGTGGAGAAGTCTCTGAGTGATTCGATCGAGGCGGGCCGAAGCGAGCAAGGGTGGCGAGCAGTTGAAGGCGATCGATCGGTTTCCCGAGGTATCCATCACAGCCCGATCGAAGATAGCGTTCGCGGTCTCCATCCATGACATTGGCCGTCAGGGCGACGATGGGTGTCCGGCAACCGATCGCGCGAAGCCGAGCGGCCGCGTCGAGTCCACCGAGATTTGGCATGAGCATATCCATGAGAATCACATGGTAGCCATTGCCTTCCGCTTCGGATCGCTCGACGGCGTCCACTGCTTCCGCGCCGTCGTTGACCACATCAAGGCAAACCCCGACCTGGCCCAGGATGCGACCGATTAGTCGCTGATTGCTCACGGTATCTTCCGCCAGCAAGACACGCAGCCCCTCAGGCAGTTCCGCCGCGTCTTCGGTGGTCGCATCGGGTGAAGCGGCCAACGTCGATCCTGAGGAAGGGTCTGAAGAAAGCCTTGGAATCCCATCGAGGTTGCCGGGATCGATGGTGACGCAGACCGTCGTTCCGGCCCCGGGAGTGCTGTTCACCTGAATGGTTCCGCCAAGCAACTCGACAAGCCGCCGACTGATCGCCAGTCCCAGCCCGGTGCTGCCTCGGGGGTCATCG encodes:
- a CDS encoding DMT family transporter: MDANSFRSALWMLVGAVSFAVMGALTHALGPRCDWLIVALTRALFMLGSAWMLAVSAGVRLVVFRPPTLWIRSLAGSVSLVCNFYAMSVLPVADALTLMSMYPLWIVVFSALWLRRVPSMIEVGGMVSGLIGVLFIQRPHLGGDTLAVGVAVASSLTTAVALMGLHRLRNVDTRAVVAHFAGVASLIAGGWLLVQSSSGALHTMRLDPLTLLLLLGVAVSGTIGQFCLTKAYALGVPTRVAVIGLSQVAFAMCFDVWVWGRVLTPMTLLGMAFVLGPTALMTAQARRRLRDVALPQQASRSPTAPEPEANPTPSPALPIAAPSAGE